A genome region from Glycine max cultivar Williams 82 chromosome 5, Glycine_max_v4.0, whole genome shotgun sequence includes the following:
- the LOC100794996 gene encoding high-affinity nitrate transporter 3.1, which yields MAAQGLVVVASLLIFCLAGSCYGKVHFSTLKRTLDVTASPKQGQVLEAGLDKITVTWALNKTLPAGTDSAYKTIKLKLCYAPISQKDRAWRKTEDELNRDKTCQHKIVAKPYDASNKTVQRYEWLVERDVPKATYFVRAYAFDSNDAEVAYGQTTDGKKSTNLFEINAVSGRHASLDICSICFSVFSVVSLFFFFYIEKRKGKASSSK from the exons ATGGCAGCACAAGGGCTTGTGGTAGTAGCATCACTTCTAATTTTCTGTTTAGCTGGAAGTTGCTATGGGAAGGTTCACTTCTCTACCTTGAAAAGAACCCTTGATGTCACCGCTTCCCCCAAGCAGGGACAAG ttctGGAGGCTGGATTGGACAAAATCACAGTGACATGGGCATTGAACAAGACCTTACCTGCGGGGACAGACTCTGCCTACAAAACCATAAAGCTGAAGCTATGCTACGCGCCCATTAGCCAAAAGGACCGCGCGTGGAGAAAGACAGAGGATGAGCTGAACAGGGACAAGACATGCCAGCACAAGATCGTGGCCAAACCCTACGACGCTTCCAACAAAACCGTGCAGAGGTACGAGTGGCTGGTCGAGCGCGACGTGCCCAAAGCCACGTACTTCGTACGCGCCTACGCGTTCGACTCCAACGACGCGGAAGTGGCTTACGGCCAGACCACCGACGGCAAGAAGAGCACCAACCTGTTCGAGATCAATGCGGTGAGTGGGCGCCACGCGTCCCTCGATATCTGCTCCATTTGCTTCAGTGTTTTCTCCGtcgtttccctctttttcttcttctatatcGAGAAAAGAAAGGGAAAGGCTTCTTCCTCAAAGTGA
- the LOC100780293 gene encoding manganese-dependent ADP-ribose/CDP-alcohol diphosphatase: MGSANGLAAIHGKEPLFSFGLISDVQYADIPDGRSFLGVPRYYRHSIVVLQRAVKEWNNSKRHKFVINFGDIVDGYCPKDQSLSTVKKLVDEFEMFNGPVYHLIGNHCLYNLPRSKLLPLLKIKSFESHAYYDFSPVPEYRFVVLDGYDISAIGWPQDHPKTFEALKFLREKNPNEDKNSPTGLVGLERRFLMFNGAIGKEQMEWLNSVLQEATKLKQKVVVCCHLPLDPGASSKEALLWNYAEVMNLIHKYTCVKLCLSGHDHKGGYSIDSHGVHHRVLEAALECPPGRDAFGYVDVYDDRISLYGTDRMQTTDMYFHPKADL, from the coding sequence ATGGGTTCTGCTAACGGACTAGCTGCTATACACGGGAAAGAgcctctcttttcttttggaTTGATATCTGATGTGCAGTATGCTGACATTCCTGATGGTAGATCATTCCTTGGTGTTCCACGGTACTACAGGCATAGCATTGTTGTGTTACAGAGAGCAGTAAAAGAATGGAATAATAGTAAGAGGCACAAGTTTGTGATAAATTTTGGAGATATTGTTGATGGATATTGTCCAAAAGATCAATCTCTTAGCACTGTAAAGAAACTTGTGGATGAATTTGAGATGTTCAACGGACCAGTGTATCATTTGATTGGCAATCACTGCCTTTACAATCTGCCTCGAAGTAAGTTACTTCCACTGTTGAAGATCAAGAGTTTTGAAAGCCATGCCTACTATGATTTTTCACCAGTGCCTGAATATAGATTTGTAGTTCTTGATGGCTATGACATAAGTGCAATTGGCTGGCCTCAGGATCATCCAAAAACATTCGAGGCCTTGAAATTCCTTAGGGAAAAGAATCCAAATGAAGACAAGAACAGTCCAACGGGTTTGGTGGGCCTTGAAAGAAGGTTTCTTATGTTCAATGGAGCTATTGGAAAGGAACAAATGGAATGGTTGAATAGTGTTCTTCAAGAAGCAACAAAATTGAAACAGAAGGTGGTGGTGTGTTGCCATCTCCCTCTAGATCCTGGTGCATCATCTAAGGAGGCACTGTTATGGAATTATGCTGAAGTAATGAATTTGATACACAAATACACTTGTGTGAAGCTTTGTCTATCTGGACATGATCACAAAGGTGGATACTCCATTGATTCCCATGGAGTTCACCATAGAGTTCTTGAAGCTGCCCTGGAATGTCCTCCTGGCAGGGATGCATTTGGatatgttgatgtttatgatgatAGAATATCACTTTATGGTACTGACAGAATGCAGACTACAGACATGTATTTTCATCCTAAAGCAGATTTGTGA